In one window of Azoarcus olearius DNA:
- the wecB gene encoding non-hydrolyzing UDP-N-acetylglucosamine 2-epimerase, with protein MNATATPVAPIVCVVGARPNYMKIAPIIRAFAQHATPLPTLLVHTGQHYDPAMKDRLFADLELPDPDVNLAVGSGSHAVQTAEVMKRFEPVLDEHGARAVLVVGDVNSTLACALVAAKRHIPVVHVESGLRSNDRKMPEEINRILTDQLSDVLYTTERSAHDNLAREGIAPERAVFVGNVMIDSLLASKAKAVPPADLLAAAGLDPARIRDGYGVVTLHRPSNVDQPETLGPIVDALREIAARLPLVFALHPRTRSNLERFGLDSRLDHPGFLVLPPQGYLEMLGLMAGAKLVLTDSGGIQEETTALGVPCLTIRDNTERPITVEQGTNTLVGTDPSAILDAAAAVLDGGGKGGRVPELWDGHTAERIAAHLANWLAEREQREAS; from the coding sequence ATGAATGCGACCGCGACGCCCGTTGCGCCGATTGTCTGCGTGGTCGGCGCGCGGCCGAACTACATGAAGATCGCACCGATCATCCGGGCATTTGCGCAACACGCAACGCCACTGCCGACGCTGCTTGTGCACACCGGCCAGCACTACGACCCGGCGATGAAGGACCGCCTGTTCGCAGATCTCGAACTCCCGGATCCCGACGTCAACCTGGCCGTGGGCTCCGGTTCGCACGCGGTGCAGACCGCCGAAGTGATGAAGCGTTTCGAGCCGGTGCTCGATGAGCACGGCGCACGCGCAGTGCTGGTGGTTGGCGACGTGAATTCCACGCTGGCGTGCGCGCTGGTGGCCGCCAAGCGCCATATTCCTGTCGTCCACGTCGAATCCGGCTTGCGCAGCAACGACAGGAAAATGCCGGAGGAGATCAACCGCATCCTCACCGACCAGTTGTCGGACGTGTTGTACACCACCGAACGCAGCGCGCATGACAACCTGGCACGCGAAGGCATTGCCCCCGAACGGGCAGTGTTTGTCGGCAACGTGATGATCGACAGTCTGCTCGCGAGCAAGGCGAAGGCGGTGCCGCCCGCCGATTTGCTGGCTGCCGCAGGTCTTGATCCGGCCCGTATCCGGGACGGCTACGGCGTGGTCACGCTGCACCGCCCGTCCAATGTGGACCAGCCCGAAACACTGGGTCCCATCGTGGACGCGCTGCGGGAAATCGCAGCTCGCCTGCCTCTGGTGTTCGCGCTGCACCCGCGCACCCGTTCCAACCTGGAGCGCTTCGGTCTGGACAGTCGCCTGGATCATCCCGGCTTCCTGGTGCTGCCGCCCCAGGGTTACCTCGAAATGCTGGGGCTGATGGCCGGGGCCAAGCTGGTGCTGACCGATTCCGGCGGGATTCAGGAGGAGACCACGGCGCTCGGGGTGCCCTGCCTCACGATACGCGACAACACCGAACGTCCGATCACCGTCGAGCAGGGCACCAACACCCTGGTCGGAACCGACCCGAGCGCCATCCTCGACGCGGCCGCCGCCGTGCTGGATGGCGGCGGCAAGGGTGGGCGGGTGCCGGAGTTGTGGGACGGTCATACCGCGGAGCGCATCGCCGCCCACCTGGCGAACTGGCTCGCGGAACGCGAACAACGCGAGGCCAGCTGA
- a CDS encoding XrtA/PEP-CTERM system-associated ATPase, with the protein MYEAYFKLRSKPFQLNPDPAFFFGSRGHRRAMAYLEYGLHQSEGFIVITGEIGAGKTTIVRSLLEHLDPDKVIAANLVSTRIDADDILRMVAAAFGIPNRHLDKAGLLLAIETFLVTTTAAGKRALLIVDEAQNLSPAAVEELRMLSNFQLEDHALLQSFLVGQPEFRDIMQGAEMQQLRQRVIASYHLGPLDAEETRAYVEHRLRHVGWADDPIFTAEAFARIYTQSGGIPRRINSLCDRLLLAAYLAERHQIGEADVREVVEELKEEFAAPSRVRLDPDEGHNGTRPAIDNAALQRLYASPQLVQEVAGMAASYDLQRIETRLANLEQSMSATLGVLTQLLQAVQREPVNGEESQ; encoded by the coding sequence ATGTACGAGGCCTACTTCAAGCTGCGCAGCAAGCCGTTCCAGCTTAACCCGGATCCCGCGTTCTTCTTCGGCAGCCGCGGTCATCGTCGGGCGATGGCGTATCTCGAGTACGGGTTGCACCAAAGCGAGGGCTTCATCGTCATCACCGGCGAGATCGGCGCCGGCAAGACGACCATCGTCCGCAGCCTGCTCGAGCATCTCGACCCCGACAAGGTCATTGCCGCCAATCTCGTCAGCACCCGCATCGATGCCGACGACATCCTGCGCATGGTGGCCGCGGCGTTCGGCATTCCAAACCGCCATCTCGACAAGGCGGGGCTGCTGCTGGCGATCGAAACCTTTCTGGTAACCACGACCGCTGCCGGAAAGCGGGCCTTGCTGATTGTCGACGAAGCTCAGAACCTCAGCCCCGCCGCGGTGGAAGAGTTGCGCATGCTGTCCAACTTCCAGCTCGAAGACCACGCCTTGTTGCAGAGCTTCCTGGTCGGGCAGCCGGAGTTCCGCGACATCATGCAGGGCGCCGAGATGCAGCAATTGCGCCAGCGGGTCATCGCCTCGTATCACCTCGGGCCGCTAGACGCGGAGGAGACGCGCGCTTACGTCGAGCACCGGTTGCGTCACGTCGGCTGGGCCGACGACCCCATCTTCACCGCCGAAGCCTTTGCCCGCATCTATACCCAGTCGGGCGGCATTCCGCGCCGTATCAACAGCCTGTGCGACCGGCTTCTGCTCGCCGCCTACCTGGCGGAGCGCCACCAGATCGGCGAAGCCGATGTGCGCGAGGTGGTCGAAGAGTTGAAGGAAGAGTTCGCGGCGCCATCGCGCGTCCGCCTCGATCCGGATGAGGGCCACAACGGCACGCGACCGGCGATTGACAACGCGGCGCTGCAGCGTCTGTACGCGTCGCCCCAACTCGTGCAGGAGGTGGCTGGAATGGCGGCCTCCTACGATCTGCAACGCATCGAAACCCGTCTTGCAAACCTGGAGCAATCCATGTCGGCGACACTGGGCGTACTGACGCAGCTGTTGCAGGCCGTACAGCGCGAGCCGGTGAATGGAGAGGAAAGCCAATGA